Proteins encoded together in one Kwoniella shandongensis chromosome 3, complete sequence window:
- a CDS encoding guanine nucleotide-binding protein subunit alpha, translated as MGGCMSTPEQPSSRPTETKQVPSSSANNNNNNTRPSQPSTTNATSTTPKNGHGPLNGDSTPNSATSPPLNAAGQGLAAALAATEPPAPDGRGNRDRSNAIDRQLEDDSKKFKKECKILLLGSGESGKSTIVKQMKIIHQNGYSRDELLTFRQIVHKNVLDSAQALIMAMRKIGVDPEDANNRAYADRILEYRMDTDPLSTVSTEILHNIESLWHDPVIPAVMDRSSEFYLMDSATYFFANIRKIGAPDYVPDEADVLRARTKTTGISETRFNMGQLSIHMFDVGGQRSERKKWIHCFEAVTSIIFCVALSEYDQVLLEESGQNRMQESLVLFESVINSRWFLRTSVILFLNKIDLFKQKLPKIPLVAYFPEYTGGADINKAAKYILWRFTQTNRARLSVYPHLTQATDTSNIRLVFAAVKETILQNALRDSGIL; from the exons ATGGGAGGATGTATGTCAACCCCCGAACAACCCTCTTCCCGACCCACCGAGACCAAACAAGtcccatcatcctcagcaaacaacaacaataacaacacaCGTCCCTCCCAACCTTCAACCACCAATGCTACCTCTACAACACCGAAAAACGGTCACGGTCCTCTGAACGGCGACTCGACACCGAATAGCGCAACCAGTCCACCTCTGAACGCAGCAGGACAGGGATTGGCAGCAGCCTTGGCGGCGACGGAACCACCAGCGCCGGATGGCAGAGGGAATAGAGATAGGAGTAATGCGATCGACAGGCAGTTGGAGGACGATTCAAAGAAGTTTAAGAAGGAGTGCAAGATCTTGCTGTTAG GTTCTGGAGAATCCGGAAAATCAACCATTGTCAAACAGATGAAGATCATCCATCAAAATGGTTACTCCCGAGACGAATTACTCACATTCCGACAGATCGTTCACAAGAACGTTCTGGATTCAGCCCAGGCGTTGATCATGGCGATGAGAAAGATCGGTGTCGATCCGGAGGATGCGAACAATAGG GCATATGCCGATCGAATTTTGGAGTACCGAATGGACACCGACCCTCTGTCAACGGTCTCTACGGAAATACTTCACAACATTGAATCATTATGGCATGACCCCGTCATCCCTGCTGTCATGGACCGAAGCTCAGAATTCTACCTCATGGACTCGGCCACATATTTCTTCGCCAACATCAGAAAGATTGGGGCGCCAGATTATGTCCCTGATGAGGCGGATGTGCTCAgagcgaggacgaagacgacggGTATCAGCGAGACGAGGTTTAACATGGGACAATTGAGTATCCACATGTTTGATGTGGGTGGAcaaagaagtgagagaaagaagtggaTCCATT GTTTCGAGGCGGTTACATCAATCATTTTCTGTGTTGCGTTATCCGAATATGACCAAGTCTTACTCGAGGAGTCaggacag AACCGAATGCAAGAATCACTGGTACTCTTCGAATCAGTTATCAACTCGAGATGGTTCTTGAGAACATCAGTCATTCTCTTCCTGAACAAGATCGACTTGTTCAAGCAAAAATTACCAAAGATCCCTCTTGTGGCGTATTTCCCGGAGTACACTG GCGGTGCGGACATCAACAAAGCAGCAAAGTACATCTTGTGGCGATTCACACAAACCAACCGAGCGCGACTGTCTGTATACCCGCATCTGACACAAGCGACAGATACATCTAAT ATCCGACTCGTCTTCGCTGCGGTCAAAGAAACCATTCTTCAGAACGCTCTTCGTGATTCTGGTATCTTATAG